CAGCAGCTGAAACCTGGACAATATTGCTCTTTTTACTACAAGAAGGATAAACTCCTTAGAACTTATGAATTTCCAGTGAATCCGATGCCATATGAGAGTTTATGGGTAATCCCAACAGAGGTGATGGAAGATGTGGTCCTACCACCTAAAGGGAGAAGGAATGCAGGAAGGCCAAGAAAGGAAATACTCAAACCTGCTTCAGAAAAAGAGTCTAAGAGGGCGTTTTCATGTTCTGTGTGTGGACAAGGTGGTCACAATAGAAAAACATGTAGGAATCGACCAAAATAAATAGTTGGAAACATAACACTTCCTATTACATTTGTTGTCATATTGAGTAGTTAAGTTTCACAAACAATAGAGTTACAAATGTTGAGTAGTTAAGTTTCACAAGCAATTGAGATGTTTCATTATACATGTTTTGATTATCCAATAATAGTGTCTTATTGTTTTTAATGGTACTAAATATATTGATAGATTGTGGAAATACAAAACAGAACTGCAAACAATCAAtggtattatatgtatatagatGTATAAATGAGAGTATAAGTTTGCATAAATTTGTATAACTATGTATATTATTGTATACATATGTATAAACCCTGCTACACTAACAAAACTGCAACCATAATGAAAATACATACTTTGTTAAAGGACAAAAGCAACTGAAATATTCATTAAAATGTAATTCATTCACAGCCACAACGTATAATGACTACCACaaattacacaaaaataaaaatatctataATATCCTTTAAGGTTATCTCACAAGTAGCAGAATAGTACTTAGACAAAACTAGGCAACAACTCATGATACATAGAAAAACTATAGTAAAATGGAAAAAACAGAACTACTTTCTCGGTCGTCCCCTCTTCCTCTTCCTGAAAAGTCTCCCAGTGATTTCATCACCACTAATTGCACCGGACTGCTATTTTTTCCTTCCATAAGGTCGTTTAAACTGTTGCTCCATATTCTGAGGACAAGGAGGAGATGCAGCGACAGAATCATCAGTGTGAAAGGCAGGCACCACAGGCACCTCCCCTGATGCAACATCATCGGCATTAACTTCAAAAAACATGTCGATGTTCAGAGTTGACATCTCTTTACCAGTAGGGGAAATGTTCCTATAGTTCAACTACAAGAAGAAAAACTGGATTACAATAGTAGAAAAAGGAAATTGTTACATATTCATAAATATACATACAGAAAAGCTGAAATCATATATG
Above is a window of Nicotiana tabacum cultivar K326 chromosome 8, ASM71507v2, whole genome shotgun sequence DNA encoding:
- the LOC107781614 gene encoding uncharacterized protein LOC107781614, which produces MDELSCPHTWVVLKNQQLKPGQYCSFYYKKDKLLRTYEFPVNPMPYESLWVIPTEVMEDVVLPPKGRRNAGRPRKEILKPASEKESKRAFSCSVCGQGGHNRKTCRNRPK